Genomic segment of Candidatus Binatia bacterium:
TGTAGCCCGAGGGCAGTGAGATCTGTCGTCGAACCGGCGCTGCTCGTCGTATCTCGGCTGATCAGACGACATGTATCGCGACTTCATCAGCGGCACCTGCGGCGACGGCACGTCGGTGCGGTCGATGAACGCGATCCGCTGGTGGTGCGGGTCGCACCATTGCAAGATGCCGAAAGATCGGGATTTCACTCCTCGGGACCCTACCCTGCGGAGGTCTATCGACGCGTTTTCTGGAGCAGGATGGCCGCTGTACGAGCCCGTAACGTCGCACACCCTGTGTGTCAGGGGACGACGTGTGTCAGGGGACGCTGGCACTCATGGCACGGTACGCGAGGGGGGATTCAGGGACGCGGGGACCACTGGCACAAATCAGCAGCGAAATGTACTGAAGGTACCATCGGTCCGTGCCCCCCCACGATATCCGTCCCCCTTTCCCGCCGCCTGGCAACCTGATCTCGTTTGACGAAGTGGACTAAGCGGGCTAAGCAGTGCCCATGAAGTCGGTCAACGTTCATGAGGCGAAAAGCACGTTATCGTTGCTGCTGGCAGAGGTGGAGCGGCGCGGCACGCGGGTGGTGATTTGTCGCAACGGGAAGCCGGTCGCCGATCTCGTACCGCATCGGCGGGTCGATCGGCGGCAGCCGGATGCCAGGCTCGGGAAGATCAAGATCAAGTACGACCCGATCGAGGAGCTTGCCGAGGAAGACTGGCCGCGGCGCTTGCGATGATCCTGGACACCTGTGCGATCCTGTTTCTCGCCAGCGGCGACCGC
This window contains:
- a CDS encoding type II toxin-antitoxin system prevent-host-death family antitoxin, producing the protein MKSVNVHEAKSTLSLLLAEVERRGTRVVICRNGKPVADLVPHRRVDRRQPDARLGKIKIKYDPIEELAEEDWPRRLR